GCAAGAGCGGCGAGCATAAGAATAAGTACCACTACAAGAACTTTGTAAATACGATTATCGCTGGAAGATGTCATGCGTGATCTTTTTATATTTATACAAAAGTAAGAATTTTGATCGCGCTCATAAAGAACTCATTCAGTGACCTGATGCACCTCTTTTATCCTGAGGTTTGTCAAGGTTGCAGCACTTCGCTTTTTAAAGGTGAAAATGTGTTGTGTTTTACTTGTAAGGCTCAGCTGCCTATCGCATATCAACATCTAGATGCAGATGACAAGGTCAAGGAACTTTTTTATGGGCGTACTGAAATTGCTCATGCTCGTAGTTTGTTTTTCTATGAAAAAATCGGGATTGTCCAGCAGCTGACCCATGCGTTAAAATATCAGGGACAAGAACAAATAAGCAGCTACTTGGGTAAAATGATGTCTGAACACATGAAAACTGACCCGGGATTTCAAAAAGTGACTCATGTGCTCCCAGTTCCTGTGCACCCCAAACGCTTGAAGAAACGCGGCTATAATCAGGTGGATGGTTTTGGAAAAGAGATCGCAAAAGCCCTTAATGCCAAATATTTACCGAACCTACTCGTTAAGACTAAAAATACAATCAATCAGGCCAAGCTGGGTCAGGTGAAACGTAGTGATGAAACTAAATCTATCTACACTTTGAATGAACCGGAACGAATTCCTGAAGGTACGCACCTTCTCATCGTAGATGACGTTATCACAACGGGAACTACTTTAAGCTTATGTACTCGCGAGCTGCAAAACATTCAAGGTATCAAACTTTACGTAGCCACTATGTCAATATCTATTTAAGCCAGCTAACCGCAATTAAATTCAAGACCTTAACTTGCACTTGAAATGAAAAATGTGAAAAAGAATCTAGCTTTTCTATCCAGCGTTGCATTAATGATGCTCCTGCTGGTGCAATGTGCCAAAAGAGGTAGTCCCAGCGGCGGTCCCATAGATGAATTGCCGCCTATAATTGTGAGTGTTTATCCTGAAAACTATTCTACCAATTTTGAAGCAAAGGAAATCACCATTAGATTTAACGAGTACATTAAATTTAAAGATCTGCGCAAGCAACTGGTCATTTCTCCCCCCATGGAATATCCGCCTATTATTTTGCCTCAAGGTGGTGTAGGAAAAGAAATTACGATACGTATTCAAGATACCTTACTAGAAAATACAACGTATGTGATCAATTTTGGCCAAAGCGTGGTGGATAATAATGAAGGAAATCCCTATCCGTTTTTGAAATATGTATTTAGTACGGGTGATTATGTAGATTCCTTGAAACTCAAAGGACAAATCAAAAATGTACTTGAATTTGAAACCGACGAATTTGTAAATGTATTGCTTTACGAGTTGGACTCTACCTACACTGACAGTGCCGTCTTCAAAGAGCAGCCGCGCTACATTCTTAATACGCTGGATAGCTTGACCACATTCACCATGGAAAACCTCAAAGAGGGAACTTATCAAATGGTGGCACTCAAAGAGGAAAACAGCGATTATAGATACGATCCTTCTAGAGAGAAAATAGGTTTCTATCCAGAACCTATTACACTACCTTCTGATGAAACCTACGTTATCAATTTGTACAAACAAAATTTAGATGCAGAAATTGAAAATGCCAAGCATGTTTCTGAATTTAGAATCGACGTAGGTTATAAAGGGTACTTAGATAGTTTGAAAATCGAGCCGGTCGATAAAAATTTACTTTATGAAAGCCGTATCACCAAACTAGACGCCACTGACACTTTGCAATATTGGTTAAAGCCAATACCTCAAGTCGACACCTTGAGACTTAATGCGTCTCTGGGAAATTTTCAAGAAGAGTTCAAGGTCACGATTAAAGACAGTTTAAAAATCGACACTCTGAGTATCAATTCAAAAGCAAACGATTATCAAAAAAAGTTTTTCAAGAATGGGTCTATAATTTCAGCTACCACACCTATTGAATCTGTAAATGAAAATTTATTTGAGGTGATTGATAAAGACAGTACAGCTGTTCCTTTTACTTTGAAAATCGACAGTTTGAGAAATTTTGTACAAATCGATTACAAAGAAGAAGAGAGCCAGCGCTACCAGATGAAAGTCTTCCCAGGCGCCATCACCGATTTTTACGGATCAACCAATAAAGACACTTTAAGCCTGAATCAAGTCACCAAGGCAAATAAAGAATTTGGAAATATTTATATCCAGACAACTAATGGAGAAGAATTTCCCGTCATTGTCCAAATCGTCACCAAAGATTTAAAAGTCGTTGCGCAGGAAGTGATTTCTACTAACAAAGAAATCGCTTTTGAATTGATGAACCCCAATACCTATTATATCAGGTGGATTTATGATACCAATAAAAATGGACGCTACGACCCTGGGAATATTCTCAACCGCGAGCAACCAGAACGGATTCAATATTTAAGGAAGGAAATCAATTTAAAGCCAAATTGGGACGTAAATGAGATTATAAGTCTAGAGTAAATGCGTCACGATCTCCCAGAAAACGTAACTTCTCACGGTATTTTTCAATTTCCGATTTTTTAAGAATTACTGTTTTTACCCCATCGGTTTCCCAAGGGTGATCGATCATCTCTTTACCTAATATATTGTAAACTTGAGAGTGACCGTTATAATTCATACCCGTTCCATCAGTCCCCACACGATTAACGCCTATGCTGTAAGCCATGTTCTCAATGGCGCGGGCTTTTAACAATGCGTCCCAAGCATTTACACGAAGCACGGGCCAGTTTGCTACGTAGATCACCACATCATAATCTTGAGTGTTTCGTGCGTAAACTGGAAATCTCAGATCGTAGCAAATTTGCAGATTGAACTTCCAGCCCAGGTATTCTGCCATGACAGGTTTGCCACCTTTGTCATAAACCTTTTGCTCGCCCGCTAGTGTAAAAGTGTGTCGTTTATCGTAGATAAATAAATCTCCCTCAGGCGTTGCAAATAGGCCTCTGTTGACAAAACTGCCATCGCTTTTTTTAAGCATGGAGCTTCCGTAGATCGCAAAGTTTCCTTCGGCAGCTCGGGTTTTTAGATACGTGTAAATTTTTTCATCACTTGCAATACCTTGCGGCTTCATAGAGAATCCCGTGGTGAACATTTCAGGGATGATTACTAGATCGGTCTTTCCCTTAAGCTGCTTGAATTTATCTGAAAAAGCAGCAAGATTTGCCTGAGGATTCTCCCATTCTAAGGAAGTTTGTATCAGACTTACTCGCAGCTCGTTTTTACCCTTCATAGCGGTAGTTTCTATTGTTTTTTTTCTCGCTTTTTCTCCTTTTAGCCTCCAGTCTCTTGCGTTTTACGGCTTTGGGAATTCCTGTTTTCTTGCGGGCCTTTATAGGTTTTCTCGCTTCTTCCAGTAAGGCAAACAGCGATTGGATCACGCGTTCTTTATTGGTGGCCTGGCTGCGTGAACTCTGATCAGAAAGGATCAACACGCCATCATTTGTGAGCCGGTTGTTTAATCTGGCGATGATTCTTGAGTGTTCCGCTTTCGCGAAAGCGAGACTATTCAAAACATCAAAGTACAGTTGCACCTTTGTCGCCACTTTATTCACATGATGACCACCAGCACCGCTGCTGGCAACCGCTTTAAAATGGAACTCTTTTTGAATTTGATCTCTATCCATTCAACTGGTGTGCGGGTTTGAGCAGATCGTTCACCGTCTTGACCGGATTGAAAGTTTTGAGCGGCATCTCTAAGAAAATGCTGTTCCACTCAGACATGCCACCGTTCCAAAGACCTGGAAGTTCCTGCGCCTTGATCTCTTTACCCTTGCTTGATTTATAGGTGATAAACCCAGTGTCTGGATCGCTGTACTCGTGTAAATTGTATTTATTTCCTTTATGGTCACGCACGCTGCACACAATATCCACCGGATTGAAGTGCGTACCGCTGCGAGCAATTTTTTGCTGCGAGCTGCTGTTCTTGTCGACTTGAACGCCCTCGACAATCTCGATGGAAATCTCACCAAATTTATCCTCAACCCAGAACGGGCCGCCACCAGGTTCCCCCTCATTTTTTACCATCCCGCAAACCCGTAATGGGCGGTTGAGCTTGTCAAATAGGTATTTGTGCTGGTACTCCGTTTTGTATTTAAAGTAATCTCGAGGAAAAACGGTACAGAGGTCATTTTCTAGAAATTTCTCCATTTCTTTTTGTAGCTCGTCGCTAACATTGCTATTATCCAGTTTTTCCAGATAATCAAAAACCTTTGAACGCTTTTTCAAAAGATAGCCGGCAAGGATTTTTTTATAATCGCAGATCTCCTTTTCCAAACTGGAAACCGTAACATTATCAATATTCTTTACAAAAATGAGGTCAGCATCTTGTTTATCCAGATTATCGAGCAGCGCCCCATGGCCAGCGGGCCTAAAAAATAGGGTGCCATCATCCAGCACGATGGGATTGTTTTCCTCATCTACCGCGACTGTATCGGTATGCGGTTGCTGGAAGGAATAGGTCACATCAAAACTGATTCCCGTTTTTTGTTCCACGTGTTCCTCAATGCGCTTAAATTCTTCCTTGAAGTCTGATTTAAACGCGGGAGCAATTGTGAAGTGGAGGCGCGCCTTTCCCGTACATGAGGCGTAAATCGCAGCCTCAAAAAGATGCTCTTCAAAAGCCGTGGCGATGTGGTCTTTGTATTTGTGAAATGGAACAAGACCTTTGGGCATCCCGCCGTAATTGAAGCCGTTTTTTTCCATCATTTCACGTACAAACAAAAACTTTTGCTCTCCTTCATCCTTTGACCCCCAATCAGAATATTTCTGCTCGAGGGATTTTTTCACCTCAGCATAAAAGGGAAATTTTTCCAGCGCCGTGAAGAAAGTGAAAAGCTGATCTACCTTATTCTTATTGATATACGAGTTAACCGATTCTTTTTTAGGATCATAATTAGAAAGAAACTCATGTAAGAATTTGAACATGCGCGTGGCGGCACCGCTGGCTGGAACAAATTTTAAGATGTCTAGATCATCTTTCTGGCTGTCATATTGATCTTTGAGCGCCTCAATGTCAACTGACCTGAGACTCACGATTCCATCATCGATGATTGCTGCCCGATTCAGTCGTAAAGTGGGGAAGCCCTCTTGAAATCGGCGTATCTGTTCCTTGAGTTTTTCTTGAGAGATTCCTTTATCTTCAAGTTGTTTTTGCTGGGTGTCAGTTAGTTTCATTTAAAAGTTTGTTCTATGATTTGGATAGCGTTTTCCAGTCGCTGTTCTCCAGTTCCGGTAACGATTCCATAGTTTTTGTCAAATTTCTTGAGCGCGTCCTCAAATTGGTTAAAAATATACGCTCGATCATCGGGTCGGTCCCTAATGTCGTCTTTCTGCCAAGGTATGTCAACCTGCATAAGTAAATACAGGTCGTACTCAGATAATGCTATGACCTGCTCCAATTCTTCAGGTGCCACGTTGAAATAAATATGACTGTAAACCCAAGTTTCCAAAGCATCTGTATCGCAAAATAAGAATTTGTGGGCTTTTTTTGCAGCCTCATTTTCTAAACGTCGCTGACCACGCGTAATAGGCATTAAATCCTCTAGAGCGCAAACGGTGCCGGTTTGATCCATTTTTTCTTGCAGATATTCCCTAGCAAATTCTGGAATGTAGGTGGTGTGGTAGTGTTTTGCAAGCTTTCGCGAAAGCGTACTCTTACCTGTACTCTCTGGTCCAAAAAGTACTACTCGCTTGCCACTAAATTCCTTCTGAGGTGGTGTTTTTTCCATTCAACGAAGCCTACGTAAGCCATATAAGCGAGAAAAATATAGAGAATAGCGCTAAAACTGTAACCTTTAATAAAATATAAGGGAATCGTGATTATATTTCCTACCAATAAAACCAGCCAATGTTCCAGCTTGCGCAGAGCCATTTGCCACATTCCCACAAAGAAAATTCCCGTGGTAAAAATGTCTATGTAATTGAGATAGGAACTGAGCATACCTAAAAGCTGGTACACGACATAAACACCTATCACTGCACCTAGGAAGATCATCAGGGATTGCAGCCATTGCTCTTGAGAAACTCGTGTCACGGGAATCGCTTCCTCACCCAAATCGCTGCTCCAGTTGTACCAGCCGTACAGACTCATGATGAAATAATAAGCGTTAATAATCATATCGCCTGGCAGTTCCCATTGAAATAATAAATAAACATAAATTCCTGTCCCTAAAATACCAAATGGATATACCAAGACACTATTTCGTGCAGAAAATATTACGCTAACAATGGAGCAAATAACTGTCAATATCTCCAAAACAATATGCAGAGTAGAATACTCCTTATATTGTCCAAAAATGTAATCGATTATTTCCATGTCTGTTTATGCCCACCAACCCCCTGAAGGGGGCTTTAATTTGTGTTATGAACTTTCCTGTTAAGATCTTGAGCGGCTAGCGATTAGCAAGCGGCTTGTTGCGTACAGCTTAATGCCTAGAACCTAAAGCCTAAGTCAAAAATGCGGCTCGTAATCATGACGGTCAGTTTTGACCACTTTCATGTAAAAAAGAACGGCTTGTGTTTCCCTCATGCTCTCCTCCATTGCCTCGCTCAAAAATTGCATCATGGGTTTAAAGTCGCCATAAATCTGCGTGCTTAGTGGGTTTTCAAGTATCTTAAATTCAGAGTCGCGCAGTTTCTTGATGAATTTTATAATGTGTTCTTCATAATCTCCTTGGAGCGGAGACATGGTTAATTCTATGGATGCTTTCATGGGTTTAGTTAATGAGTTTATGAGTCTTTGAGTTTGTGAGGTCTAAGGTTCTTCTGTTTTGTAAAGGATCAATCTTCTTTCTTGTAGCCCTCGTAATAGTAAGATTGCTCGATTCCTTTGAAAATGATTTCTCTATCGTTGACTTTTGATGTCAGGTTCTCAGATAGTAACGTTCTTAATTCCAGATCATTTATAGGGCTGCGCTCCATGGCTTGCAAATACAAGATTTTATCTACAAACTGCCAGTTAACGACTTTTCTAAGTTTCTTTTTCAACATCATATCCAACCAAATTCTCATGGATCTCCCATTACCGTCCATAAAGGGATGGGCAATATTCATCTCAACGTATTTAGCAATGATGGTTTTAAAATCATTTTCAGGCATCTGTTCAATCTTCAATAAAATTTCCTTGAGGTACAAAGCATTCGCAAACCGGAAACCACCTTTAGAAATATTCTTCTCTCGGATGACGCCGGCATGATCATACAGGTCATTAAATAGATAGCTATGGATTTCTTGTAAACCTCGTGTAGATCCTACTTCAATGCGGTCTATTTTACCCGACTCAAATAAATCATAAGCCTTCTGCAAGCTTTGTTTATCGATGTTTTTCATACTGATTAAACTACTTAGTTGACGGGATTGTATTCTACCGGCATGAATACATCAATGCTAAAATCCAAATAGTAAAAGTGAATCGAGTCTTTTACATCAAAATCACCATTTTTATTTGAATCCTCGATAGTTCTATAATAAAGACGATTATTTACATCCCATATTTGATAATCAATAAGTTCATGGTTAGGTGGGCTAATTTTTTCAAAGCCAGTACCATCTATATCACTAATGTATAGAGATTCAACATCATTATAATTCAGTACCTCGTCTTGATTAGTGTCTTGGTCATTGATTTTATAAATTAAAAACTGCTTCTGAATGTTGTTATTAATTTCACTAGCGTAACGAATTGAATTAATATTTATATAGGCGTCTGTTAATGGATACAAGTCCTCTGTTCCGAGCTTCTGAAATTTAATATTATTTATATCGCCAGTTATCTCAAGCCCGTTGAAATTTGAAATTTTGAACTGTCCATAGCCATAACTAGACTTACTTAACCCATATCGGGTTTGACTTTTCGGTATTCTAAATTCGCCTATTAGATGCATCAAATACTCAGTACTGTCAATATGAATAGGATTTGATGCTAGAGGTACATAGGTTGAGTCTATGCCTAAGGTCTGCTCCTTGTTTTCATCCTCATAGGATATTTTCGGCTTTTTTTCAGATTCACATGAGATGATGGAGAAAATTATAAGTACAGAGTACAAAAATTTGATTGATGGTCTCATTCTAGAACTATTTATTTAGTCTTAATCAAATCTACCTGTTCATAATTTAAATATCAAGCCAACTCAGATTTTCTTCAATCGCTGTGCCCACCACGACCATTCTGGCGCCGGCATCAAATTTTGATTTAATGGCTTGCTTAGTGCGCAAGCCACCGCCTACGATTGTAGGTGTGTTCACTCGCTGTTGTACCGCCTTTACAATTTCATCGGTAACTGGTTGTTTTGCGCCGCTGCCCGCCTCGAGATAAATCAATTTATTACCCATAAACTGACCTGCCAAAGCCGTTTTAACCACCTCATCAATATCTTGCTGACTCATGGGAGTTGTATTAGAAACACGCGCCACCGCCGACTCATTTTTGCCATCAAGCAACAAATACGCGGTGGGTATTACCTCAATCCTTGCCTCTTGAACCTTATAAGCTGCGGCCACCTGTTCACCGATGAGGTAGTCTGGATTGCGACCAGAGATCAAGTTGAGGTACAGGATCGCATCTGCGGCGCTGGAAACTTGTTTGTGCGAGCCTGGGAAAAGTATAATAGGTAGTTTAGTCGATCCTCTCAGGTGTTGTGTCCACTTGTCAAAATCCACGTTTTCCATGGTACTGCCGCCTACCAGCAAAACTATTTGGTCTACGTCAAACTTCTTGATAATTCTGGAGCTGTTAAGAGATAACGCTTTCGCGAAAGCGGAAACCTCTTCAAATCCCATCTTTTCAGGATCTACCAAAATCCCTAACGTGCGCTCAACTGAAGTGATTAGGTCGTAGATTTTATGCATCTTTAGGGAGGATATAAACCATGGTGAAGCCTTTCATTTCAAGAAAAAAACCGTCAAAATCCAAACGGTCCTCTTCAAAATGGAGCGAGCAAGCTATAGTTTCTTGATCTATATTAAACCGATCCACTTTGCAGTGTGCCTTAAATCCAAGGCCTTTTGTGCCGTATAATTTATACATGGATTCTTTTGCACCCCAAATAACAGTCAACTCGCGGGTGGGATCCTCAATAGCGTTGAGATATTGACTCTCGTGATCAATAAATTTAATCGCAATTCGCTGAATCTTGTCCCGTTGCTTCTCAATATCAATTCCGGTAGGTGAATCACTTATCACAATCCCTGTAAAAGTAAAACTATGCGTAATGGAAATGTGGCGGCCGTCTTTGAGATAGGGTTTCCCATTCTCTGAATAATATAGATCGTTATCAGCGTAGCCCGCCTCCCGCAACAAATGCCTGATGCTTAAAAACCCCCTGCGGTGCAGTTCAGAACTCATGGTAAGCAACCGATTCATGGAGTTTTGAGACAACTCAATGTCTGTTCTAAGCCATGCTTCACTCTCCACAATCTCCCAGATGTATACCGCGGTATTACTCCTGTTGTTAAGTGTTTTGTAAAGCGGCATAAGAAGGCTTGTTTTTTCGTAGCTTTGCAACCGCAATTTAACAAATAATTAATGCCTCAACGACTTGATAGTGAGGGTTCACTTGAGGTCAGGCGTATTAAAACAAGCAAATGAGCACAGAAACGATTCCTTACGTTCCTTACAAAGTAAAAGATATTTCCCTAGCCGAATACGGCCGCCTGGAAATTGAACTTGCCGAAGCAGAAATGCCCGGTCTAATGTCCCTAAGGGAAGAATATAAAGACGAGCAGCCACTTAAAGGCGCTCGCATCGCTGGTTGCCTTCACATGACTATACAAACTGCGGTTCTAATTGAAACTCTCGTTGCTCTGGGAGCCGATGTAACCTGGTCTTCTTGTAACATTTTTTCTACACAAGATCATGCAGCAGCAGCAATTGCAGCAGCTGGAATACCGGTTTATGCATGGAAGGGAATGAGTGAGGAAGAGTTTAACTGGTGTATCGAGCAGACATTGTTTTTTGGGGAAGAGCGCCAGCCGCTTAACATGATCCTAGATGATGGTGGAGACTTGACTAACATGGTTTTTGATGAATATCCAGAACTTGCCAAAGGCATCAAAGGTCTTTCTGAAGAAACAACTACTGGAGTTCACAGATTGTACGAGCGCATGAAAAACGGTACGCTAGTTATGCCAGCGATCAACGTAAACGACTCAGTAACCAAGTCTAAGTTTGACAATAAATACGGTTGTAGAGAAAGTGCAGTAGATGCCGTACGTCGCGCTACAGACACTATGCTTGCCGGTAAGCGTGTGGTAGTTTGTGGCTATGGTGATGTAGGTAAAGGTACTGCAGCTTCTTTTAGAGGTGCTGGATCTATCGTAACGGTTACTGAAATCGATCCTATCTGTGCCCTTCAAGCAGCTATGGATGGTTATGAAGTTAAGAAGCTGGAGACTGTCGTAGGAAATGCAGATGTAGTGATCACTACTACAGGTAATAAAGACATCATAAGAGGTGAGCACTTTAAAGCGATGCGCGACAAAGTGATCGTTTGTAACATAGGACACTTTGATAACGAGATCGACGTAGCTTTCTTGAACAAAAACTACGGAGATACTAAAGTTGAAATCAAGCCTCAGGTTGACAAATACACGATCGACGGGAAGGACATTATCCTTCTTGCAGAAGGTCGTTTAGTGAATTTAGGTTGTGCAACGGGTCACCCGAGTTTTGTAATGAGTAATTCATTTACGAACCAAACGCTTGCTCAAATAGAGTTGTGGAACCACTCTGACAAGTACAAGAATGAAGTATACATGCTTCCTAAGCACCTTGATGAAAAGGTTGCAGCGCTTCACCTTGAGCGTATAGGAGCAGAACTTACTGAACTGAAAGAATATCAAGCTGACTACATAGGTGTTAAAGTTGAAGGACCTTTCAAGCCAGAATATTACAGATACTAGAACAGTAGGGCTGGAGAGGATGACAGACCGCTGGGCTTCGACTCCGCTCAGCCACCAGCTGAAAGACAAAAGACGAAAGACAATTTTATGGTGTTCAGATTTTGGTCTCTGCCAAAGTTGAAATTTTTATAAAGTTAAAGCATTCAGGTTTTCTGTCACTTTCTAAAAGCTAAATATTAGATCGCCGCTTTTTTAAAGAGCGGCGATTTTATTCACAACCTCTTTAATTTAACTGATTTTTAATTGGTTGTGTGAGAATTTTAGCCTATTATGCCAAAATTATTAATTTGCTAATTTATTAGCGGATAATTATAGAATTAATGAAAGATAAAAAACAATGGGTAGAAGAAGCTAATGAATGGTTGAATGCCAGCATGAGCAACATGTCCACCAGTGATCGTGTACATTCTTCTAGACGCGGTAAAGAGCTCATTTTGGGCATTAACGAAATCTATAAAGAAACTAAGGATCCAGAGTTAATGGAACTTATGAAAGAACTGACTGCAAAGAAGCAGAAAGTTGAAAAGAGACTGAAGGGAATCAGAATGTAGATTTGGTAACCTTTTTTGAAAAACCCCTCAAGTTGAAAACTTTGAGGGGTTTTTTTAATGAATAGATCAACTTCAAATCATTGAATTACGATCTGTACCGTTTCCATTTGATTAGAGCCATGTGAAATCTGCATAAAATAGTTTCCTGGACTTAGACCTGAAACGTCTAACGTATCACCTAATCTATGGCTCACATTCATTACCGTATTTGATGAATCGTCATAAATTACTACCCAAACATAATAGTTGCAATAGGGTTCTCCACTTGGATCTAATATTTGATCGTTGCACAATCCCATAAAAGTCCATAGGGATTCATCTTTTTTATCAATAAACATATCGTCATCAGCTGGATTTGGGAAAATCCTAAAATTGATACTGTCAGCTCCAGATGGTGGGGGTGGAGCACAATTGGTCCCGCATACATCTAAATTAACTGTATATTCTGTCCATTCTCCTGGTCCACAGTCGTTCACATATCGTATTCTAAATCTAACGGTCTCGTCACATTCAGGGAAAAATACCACTTCTCTCAAGGAGGTACCTGATCTTGCATTACCATCCCAAGCAGCGTTACCTTCCAGATACTCCCACTCTAAATAATCCACTTGTTCTGGAAAAGGAACGTTGATCAATGAAAATGCCTGAACATCGCAATAGGTATGTGATGGAGGATACAAACCTAATACCGCAAACCCATGAGTGACCTCAATAAGATCACCACCACTTTTGGGAACTCCCGCCCATACATTTTTACTGATTCTAGTATCAGCAGCTGTGACCCCACAATCAGGATAGTCTCCAAAATTAACGGATAAAGTATGGTTACCGTTCAACCATTCTTGTACCTCCACAACGTTAGGCAGGCTGGGGTCTGGAGTCGTGATAATGCCTGGATAATTCCAATTGTATTCTGGAGCGCCGGCTGGTACCGAGAAGATGGCTCTATCACAGAATTCATCTGGGCCAGTTATTTCCCAATCTTTTATTTCACATGCTAGAGCACAGGATTCTACAGAAGGATTATCTGATAACTCATCTATAAGCCAATTACCGTTTTGTAGGGTAAACTGTGTATGAGCTTGACTTATTAAAGGGTTAGCATGGAAGTTATCAAAAGGAATGTTCTTTGGTGCTGGCGGCGGCATTGTTGCGTCATATCGTTTGAACAAATCTATTGGATCAATAACAACATTCCCTTCTCCTACATCAAGACTGCTGTAAACAGGAATAAAACTAAATCTGGTTTGTAAAACATAATCATCTAGTTCTGCTGGTAATGTAGCAAAAGCATTAATATCATAAATACCACCATTTGAACTATCTAAAGCTAACATGTCATTAGTAGAATAAAATGCGCCTTGATCGATAAAATGTTCCTCAACTGTAAACAATCCCAATATCGTTTTCTTGATAAATACTTTTCCTTTATATATTCTTTCTATTTGTTGTGAAGGAAGAGCCTTACATGTAAATTCTGCCTTTATATCTGTATTGGTGGAAAGTAGAGACGATAAGACCCTGCCTGGATTTAGTGACAAGCCATTAGCGATGGCAAGTCCTATATTAGTCAGAAAAAATGGCAAATCAATCTTTTCATTTGCTTTAATTAAATCTGCTAAAGGTTCATAGTCTAATTGTGTACCACAGTCTGTTGAATTAGTAATTGCGATGTTACGGATGTTATCTTGCTGTGGGTAGCCTAAATTCTGATACTCTGTTAAAAAGCTATCGTGCAGCGTAGAACTAGGATGTGACAATCCCTGACCAGTACCATTTATCTGATAGATTAGCATCTGTTGAGCAGCTGGTGATTCAAGAATAGCAAGAGTCTCTGATAATTGATCATCGCTCAAATCGTCTAGATCTGCAATGTTTATATTTATCAAACTAAAGAAAACTGGTAAGGATATCTGCTCTCCTACTAAGTGACGAACTAGTGCTTGTACTGACAATGGAACATTTGCACCCTGATGAGGGCTATCATGGCTTATGTACAATTTAGTTTCATGAGTCTCACCATTGATCTCCATATCTCTTAATGCATATCGAGCAACCAGACCACCCATACTAATACCCAGTACCGCGTTTTTCTCTGTTCCTGTTTTTAAATCATTGACCTGCCGTATCACCTCTTCTACCATAAGCGCATTGCGCTGGATAAAATCTGTCCCATTTACATAATCAATAAAGACCAGATCATAATCTTCATCTTCAATGGCTTCATTTAACGC
This genomic interval from Nonlabens spongiae contains the following:
- a CDS encoding ComF family protein, which encodes MHLFYPEVCQGCSTSLFKGENVLCFTCKAQLPIAYQHLDADDKVKELFYGRTEIAHARSLFFYEKIGIVQQLTHALKYQGQEQISSYLGKMMSEHMKTDPGFQKVTHVLPVPVHPKRLKKRGYNQVDGFGKEIAKALNAKYLPNLLVKTKNTINQAKLGQVKRSDETKSIYTLNEPERIPEGTHLLIVDDVITTGTTLSLCTRELQNIQGIKLYVATMSISI
- a CDS encoding Ig-like domain-containing protein; the encoded protein is MKKNLAFLSSVALMMLLLVQCAKRGSPSGGPIDELPPIIVSVYPENYSTNFEAKEITIRFNEYIKFKDLRKQLVISPPMEYPPIILPQGGVGKEITIRIQDTLLENTTYVINFGQSVVDNNEGNPYPFLKYVFSTGDYVDSLKLKGQIKNVLEFETDEFVNVLLYELDSTYTDSAVFKEQPRYILNTLDSLTTFTMENLKEGTYQMVALKEENSDYRYDPSREKIGFYPEPITLPSDETYVINLYKQNLDAEIENAKHVSEFRIDVGYKGYLDSLKIEPVDKNLLYESRITKLDATDTLQYWLKPIPQVDTLRLNASLGNFQEEFKVTIKDSLKIDTLSINSKANDYQKKFFKNGSIISATTPIESVNENLFEVIDKDSTAVPFTLKIDSLRNFVQIDYKEEESQRYQMKVFPGAITDFYGSTNKDTLSLNQVTKANKEFGNIYIQTTNGEEFPVIVQIVTKDLKVVAQEVISTNKEIAFELMNPNTYYIRWIYDTNKNGRYDPGNILNREQPERIQYLRKEINLKPNWDVNEIISLE
- a CDS encoding nitrilase family protein, whose translation is MKGKNELRVSLIQTSLEWENPQANLAAFSDKFKQLKGKTDLVIIPEMFTTGFSMKPQGIASDEKIYTYLKTRAAEGNFAIYGSSMLKKSDGSFVNRGLFATPEGDLFIYDKRHTFTLAGEQKVYDKGGKPVMAEYLGWKFNLQICYDLRFPVYARNTQDYDVVIYVANWPVLRVNAWDALLKARAIENMAYSIGVNRVGTDGTGMNYNGHSQVYNILGKEMIDHPWETDGVKTVILKKSEIEKYREKLRFLGDRDAFTLDL
- the arfB gene encoding alternative ribosome rescue aminoacyl-tRNA hydrolase ArfB, translating into MDRDQIQKEFHFKAVASSGAGGHHVNKVATKVQLYFDVLNSLAFAKAEHSRIIARLNNRLTNDGVLILSDQSSRSQATNKERVIQSLFALLEEARKPIKARKKTGIPKAVKRKRLEAKRRKSEKKNNRNYRYEG
- a CDS encoding DUF4301 family protein, with translation MKLTDTQQKQLEDKGISQEKLKEQIRRFQEGFPTLRLNRAAIIDDGIVSLRSVDIEALKDQYDSQKDDLDILKFVPASGAATRMFKFLHEFLSNYDPKKESVNSYINKNKVDQLFTFFTALEKFPFYAEVKKSLEQKYSDWGSKDEGEQKFLFVREMMEKNGFNYGGMPKGLVPFHKYKDHIATAFEEHLFEAAIYASCTGKARLHFTIAPAFKSDFKEEFKRIEEHVEQKTGISFDVTYSFQQPHTDTVAVDEENNPIVLDDGTLFFRPAGHGALLDNLDKQDADLIFVKNIDNVTVSSLEKEICDYKKILAGYLLKKRSKVFDYLEKLDNSNVSDELQKEMEKFLENDLCTVFPRDYFKYKTEYQHKYLFDKLNRPLRVCGMVKNEGEPGGGPFWVEDKFGEISIEIVEGVQVDKNSSSQQKIARSGTHFNPVDIVCSVRDHKGNKYNLHEYSDPDTGFITYKSSKGKEIKAQELPGLWNGGMSEWNSIFLEMPLKTFNPVKTVNDLLKPAHQLNG
- a CDS encoding AAA family ATPase, with the translated sequence MEKTPPQKEFSGKRVVLFGPESTGKSTLSRKLAKHYHTTYIPEFAREYLQEKMDQTGTVCALEDLMPITRGQRRLENEAAKKAHKFLFCDTDALETWVYSHIYFNVAPEELEQVIALSEYDLYLLMQVDIPWQKDDIRDRPDDRAYIFNQFEDALKKFDKNYGIVTGTGEQRLENAIQIIEQTFK